CACAGAGCTGAGGATTACGAGTGGACAAATTATTGCTATGAATCGCTAAAGCCTTTCTTGCCGCTAAATCCGCCTGTATACAAAAAAGTATATGATTCACGACTTGAAAAAGGGTATTCTGAAAGCTTCTTTGTGCAGTCCAGAACGAGTCCTGTGATTTCAGAATTATACGAGCAATGGTACCCTAATAGAAAAAAGAAGTTGCCTCTCAATTTTCTCGAACACTATCTGAACGAACAGGCGCTTGCCTGGTGGTATCAGGATGATGGCCATTTGAAAATCGTGAACAATGTTGCACAGAAGATTATTTTGTCTACAGACAGTTTTACGGAAGATGAAAATACATGGCTTTTACACTATCTGTTTAGAAAGTTCCACTTACGGTTTCATAGAGACGGCCAAAACCGTCTTATTCTGTATGATCAATTTCAAATTATTTATTTTCTGCATCTAATTTCCCCTTGGCTACATGAATCCATGAACAGAAAAGCATTGGCGGCACAACCCATTAAAGCAATTGCCAAAAGAACTTCTATTTACTTGCCTGAAAAAATCAAACTTAATAATCCTACTTATGAAATTAATGAGCAGCTCCATAAATTGAATACCTTACTAATTGATGAAACGGGCAGGATTTGCAAAGATTTTATTTTTGATACCTTTAAAACTTTTCGGAGTACTGAACAACCTATGAAAAGCTATCAGATTATTCTTCAAGAAAATCATAGATACACGCTAGCCACGATACGCCAGCAAACGGGACTGACTGTTA
This window of the Solibacillus isronensis genome carries:
- a CDS encoding endonuclease, coding for MNEENEFYYFICGKLLGDGSMTKQGSRKARFQFMHRAEDYEWTNYCYESLKPFLPLNPPVYKKVYDSRLEKGYSESFFVQSRTSPVISELYEQWYPNRKKKLPLNFLEHYLNEQALAWWYQDDGHLKIVNNVAQKIILSTDSFTEDENTWLLHYLFRKFHLRFHRDGQNRLILYDQFQIIYFLHLISPWLHESMNRKALAAQPIKAIAKRTSIYLPEKIKLNNPTYEINEQLHKLNTLLIDETGRICKDFIFDTFKTFRSTEQPMKSYQIILQENHRYTLATIRQQTGLTVSKLVEYCFSV